From the Drosophila subpulchrella strain 33 F10 #4 breed RU33 unplaced genomic scaffold, RU_Dsub_v1.1 Primary Assembly Seq357, whole genome shotgun sequence genome, one window contains:
- the LOC119561438 gene encoding histone H1-like, with amino-acid sequence MSDSAVATSASPVAAPSVSVEKKVATKKASGSAAPKVKRAAAPPSHPPTQQMVDASIKNLKERGGSSLLAIKKYITATYKCDAQKLAPFIKKYLKSAVVNGKLIQTKGKGASGSFKLSASAKKDPKPKPASAEKKVKSKKVAVKKTGSTAKKAAAGAEEKKPKAKKAVTTKKTAEKKKTEKAKAKDAKKTGTVKAKPTAAKAKSIAAKPKAAKAPKAKPAASAKPKKAVKKAAAPATAKKPKAKTTAAKK; translated from the coding sequence atgtctgattcTGCAGTTGCAACGTCCGCTTCCCCAGTGGCTGCCCCGTCAGTGTCAGTTGAGAAGAAGGTGGCCACCAAGAAGGCATCTGGATCCGCTGCCCCAAAGGTGAAAAGGGCTGCTGCCCCGCCATCGCATCCGccaactcaacaaatggtgGACGCATCCATCAAGAATTTGAAGGAACGTGGCGGCTCATCGCTTCTGGCAATTAAGAAATACATCACTGCCACCTATAAATGCGATGCCCAGAAGCTGGCTCCATTCATCAAGAAATACTTGAAATCCGCCGTGGTCAATGGAAAGCTGATCCAAACCAAGGGAAAAGGGGCGTCTGGCTCATTTAAACTGTCGGCCTCCGCCAAGAAGGATCCGAAGCCGAAGCCTGCGTCTGCTGAGAAGAAGGTGAAAAGCAAGAAGGTAGCCGTCAAGAAGACCGGATCCACCGCCAAGAAAGCTGCCGCCGGAGCTGAAGAGAAGAAGCCCAAGGCTAAGAAGGCTGTTACCACCAAAAAGACCGCAGAGAAGaagaaaaccgaaaaggcAAAGGCCAAGGATGCCAAGAAAACTGGAACCGTAAAGGCGAAGCCAACAGCAGCGAAGGCCAAGTCGATCGCAGCGAAGCCAAAGGCGGCGAAAGCACCAAAGGCCAAGCCAGCGGCGTCTGCTAAGCCCAAAAAGGCGGTGAAAAAAGCAGCTGCTCCTGCTACCGCTAAAAAGCCGAAAGCCAAGACTACGGCTGCCAAGAAGTAA
- the LOC119561488 gene encoding histone H2B, with protein MSIMNSFVNDIFERIAAEASRLAHYNKRSTITSREIQTAVRLLLPGELAKHAVSEGTKAVTKYTSSK; from the coding sequence ATGAGCATCATGAACAGCTTTGTGAATGATATCTTCGAGCGCATTGCTGCCGAGGCGTCTCGTCTGGCTCACTACAACAAGCGCTCGACCATAACCAGTCGGGAGATCCAAACGGCTGTTCGCCTGCTCCTGCCCGGAGAGTTGGCCAAGCACGCCGTCAGTGAGGGAACCAAGGCTGTCACCAAGTACACCAGCTCCAAGTAA
- the LOC119561471 gene encoding histone H2A-like has product MSGRGKGGKVKGKAKSRSNRAGLQFPVGRIHRLLRKGNYGRVGAGAPVYLAAVMEYLAAEVLELAGNAARDNKKTRIIPRHLQLAIRNDEELNKLLSGVTIAQGGVLPNIQAVLLPKKTEKKA; this is encoded by the coding sequence atgtctgGTCGTGgaaaaggtggcaaagtgaagGGAAAGGCAAAGTCCCGCTCTAACCGTGCCGGTCTTCAGTTCCCAGTGGGCCGTATTCACCGTTTGCTCCGCAAGGGCAACTATGGGCGAGTTGGGGCCGGCGCTCCAGTTTACCTGGCTGCTGTGATGGAATATCTGGCCGCTGAGGTTCTCGAATTGGCTGGCAATGCTGCTCGTGACAACAAGAAGACTAGGATTATTCCTCGTCATCTGCAGCTGGCCATCCGCAACGACGAGGAGTTGAACAAACTACTCTCCGGCGTCACCATTGCCCAGGGTGGAGTGTTACCCAACATCCAGGCTGTTCTGTTGCCCAAGAAGACCGAGAAGAAGGCTTAA
- the LOC119561486 gene encoding histone H4-like has product MTCRGKGGKGLGKGGAKRHRKVLRDNIQGITKPAIRRLARRGGVKRISGLIYEETRGVLKVFLENVIRDAVTYTEHAKRKTVTAMDVVYALKRQGRTLYGFGG; this is encoded by the coding sequence ATGACTTGTCGCGGTAAAGGAGGCAAAGGCTTGGGAAAAGGAGGCGCCAAGCGTCATCGCAAAGTGCTGCGGGATAACATCCAGGGTATCACTAAGCCAGCAATCCGCCGTTTGGCTCGTCGCGGCGGTGTGAAGCGCATCTCGGGACTCATTTACGAGGAAACACGTGGCGTTCTGAAGGTGTTCTTGGAGAACGTTATCCGCGATGCCGTCACCTACACCGAACACGCCAAGAGGAAGACTGTCACAGCCATGGATGTTGTGTACGCCCTGAAGAGGCAAGGCCGCACCCTGTACGGCTTCGGCGGTTAA
- the LOC119561445 gene encoding histone H3 — MARTKQTARKSTGGKAPRKQLATKAARKSAPATGGVKKPHRYRPGTVALREIRRYQKSTELLIRKLPFQRLVREIAQDFKTDLRFQSSAVMALQEASEAYLVGLFEDTNLCAIHAKRVTIMPKDIQLARRIRGERA; from the coding sequence ATGGCCCGTACCAAGCAAACCGCTCGGAAATCGACTGGTGGCAAGGCGCCACGCAAACAACTGGCTACTAAGGCCGCTCGCAAGAGCGCACCAGCCACCGGAGGCGTGAAGAAGCCCCATCGGTATCGCCCTGGAACTGTTGCCCTGCGTGAGATCCGTCGATACCAGAAGAGTACCGAGCTCCTGATCCGCAAGCTGCCTTTCCAGCGTCTGGTGCGTGAAATCGCTCAGGACTTCAAGACTGACCTGCGATTCCAGAGCTCGGCAGTGATGGCTCTGCAGGAAGCTAGCGAGGCCTATCTGGTTGGCCTCTTTGAAGATACCAACTTGTGCGCCATTCATGCCAAGCGTGTCACCATCATGCCCAAAGACATCCAGTTGGCCCGTCGCATTCGCGGCGAGCGTGCTTAA
- the LOC119561429 gene encoding histone H1-like, translated as MSDSAVATSASPVAAPSVSVEKKVATKKASGSAAPKVKRAAAPPSHPPTQQMVDASIKNLKERGGSSLLAIKKYITATYKCDAQKLAPFIKKYLKSAVVNGKLIQTKGKGASGSFKLSASAKKDPKPKPASAEKKVKSKKVAVKKTGSTAKKAAAGADEKKPKAKKAVTTKNTAEKKKTEKAKAKDAKKTGTVKAKPTAAKAKSIAAKPKAAKAPKAKPAASAKPKKAVKKAAAPATAKKPKAKTTAAKK; from the coding sequence atgtctgattcTGCAGTTGCAACGTCCGCTTCCCCAGTGGCTGCCCCGTCAGTGTCAGTTGAGAAGAAGGTGGCCACCAAGAAGGCATCTGGATCCGCTGCCCCAAAGGTGAAAAGGGCTGCTGCCCCGCCATCGCATCCGccaactcaacaaatggtgGACGCATCCATCAAGAATTTGAAGGAACGTGGCGGCTCATCGCTTCTGGCAATTAAGAAATACATCACTGCCACCTATAAATGCGATGCCCAGAAGCTGGCTCCATTCATCAAGAAATACTTGAAATCCGCCGTGGTCAATGGAAAGCTGATCCAAACCAAGGGAAAAGGGGCGTCTGGCTCATTTAAACTGTCGGCCTCCGCCAAGAAGGATCCGAAGCCGAAGCCTGCGTCTGCTGAGAAGAAGGTGAAAAGCAAGAAGGTAGCCGTCAAGAAGACCGGATCCACCGCCAAGAAAGCTGCCGCCGGAGCTGACGAGAAGAAGCCCAAGGCTAAGAAGGCTGTTACCACCAAAAATACCGCAGAGAAGaagaaaaccgaaaaggcAAAGGCCAAGGATGCCAAGAAAACTGGAACCGTAAAGGCGAAGCCAACAGCAGCGAAGGCCAAGTCGATCGCAGCGAAGCCAAAGGCGGCGAAAGCACCAAAGGCCAAGCCAGCGGCGTCTGCTAAGCCCAAAAAGGCGGTGAAAAAAGCAGCTGCTCCTGCTACCGCTAAAAAGCCGAAAGCCAAGACTACGGCTGCCAAGAAGTAA
- the LOC119561450 gene encoding histone H2A yields MSGRGKGGKVKGKAKSRSNRAGLQFPVGRIHRLLRKGNYAERVGAGAPVYLAAVMEYLAAEVLELAGNAARDNKKTRIIPRHLQLAIRNDEELNKLLSGVTIAQGGVLPNIQAVLLPKKTEKKA; encoded by the coding sequence atgtctgGTCGTGgaaaaggtggcaaagtgaagGGAAAGGCAAAGTCCCGCTCTAACCGTGCCGGTCTTCAGTTCCCAGTGGGCCGTATTCACCGTTTGCTCCGCAAGGGCAACTATGCCGAGCGAGTTGGGGCCGGCGCTCCAGTTTACCTGGCTGCTGTGATGGAATATCTGGCCGCTGAGGTTCTCGAATTGGCTGGCAATGCTGCTCGTGACAACAAGAAGACTAGGATTATTCCTCGTCATCTGCAGCTGGCCATCCGCAACGACGAGGAGTTGAACAAACTACTCTCCGGCGTCACCATTGCCCAGGGTGGAGTGTTGCCCAACATCCAGGCTGTTCTGTTGCCCAAGAAGACCGAGAAGAAGGCTTAA
- the LOC119561472 gene encoding histone H4, whose translation MTGRGKGGKGLGKGGAKRHRKVLRDNIQGITKPAIRRLARRGGVKRISGLIYEETRGVLKVFLENVIRDAVTYTEHAKRKTVTAMDVVYALKRQGRTLYGFGG comes from the coding sequence ATGACTGGTCGCGGTAAAGGAGGCAAAGGCTTGGGAAAAGGAGGCGCCAAGCGTCATCGCAAAGTGCTGCGAGATAACATCCAGGGTATCACTAAGCCAGCAATCCGCCGTTTGGCTCGTCGCGGCGGTGTGAAGCGCATCTCGGGACTCATTTACGAGGAAACACGTGGCGTTCTGAAGGTGTTCTTGGAGAACGTTATCCGCGATGCCGTCACCTACACCGAACACGCCAAGAGGAAGACTGTCACAGCCATGGATGTTGTGTACGCTCTGAAGAGGCAAGGCCGCACCCTGTACGGCTTCGGCGGTTAA
- the LOC119561432 gene encoding histone H1-like, producing the protein MSDSAVATSASPVAAPSVSVEKKVATKKASGSAAPKVKRAAAPPSHPPTQQMVDASIKNLKERGGSSLLAIKKYITATYKCDAQKLAPFIKKYLKSAVVNGKLIQTKGKGASGSFKLSASAKKDPKPKPASAEKKVKSKKVAVKKTGSTAKKAAAGADEKKPKAKKAVTTKKTAEKKKTEKAKAKDAKKTGTVKAKPTAAKAKSIAAKPKAAKAPKAKPAASAKPKKAVKKAAAPATAKKPKAKTTAAKK; encoded by the coding sequence atgtctgattcTGCAGTTGCAACGTCCGCTTCCCCAGTGGCTGCCCCGTCAGTGTCAGTTGAGAAGAAGGTGGCCACCAAGAAGGCATCTGGATCCGCTGCCCCAAAGGTGAAAAGGGCTGCTGCCCCGCCATCGCATCCGccaactcaacaaatggtgGACGCATCCATCAAGAATTTGAAGGAACGTGGCGGCTCATCGCTTCTGGCAATTAAGAAATACATCACTGCCACCTATAAATGCGATGCCCAGAAGCTGGCTCCATTCATCAAGAAATACTTGAAATCCGCCGTGGTCAATGGAAAGCTGATCCAAACCAAGGGAAAAGGGGCGTCTGGCTCATTTAAACTGTCGGCCTCCGCCAAGAAGGATCCGAAGCCGAAGCCTGCGTCTGCTGAGAAGAAGGTGAAAAGCAAGAAGGTAGCCGTCAAGAAGACCGGATCCACCGCCAAGAAAGCTGCCGCCGGAGCTGACGAGAAGAAGCCCAAGGCTAAGAAGGCTGTTACCACCAAAAAGACCGCAGAGAAGaagaaaaccgaaaaggcAAAGGCCAAGGATGCCAAGAAAACTGGAACCGTAAAGGCGAAGCCAACAGCAGCGAAGGCCAAGTCGATCGCAGCGAAGCCAAAGGCGGCGAAAGCACCAAAGGCCAAGCCAGCGGCGTCTGCTAAGCCCAAAAAGGCGGTGAAAAAAGCAGCTGCTCCTGCTACCGCTAAAAAGCCGAAAGCCAAGACTACGGCTGCCAAGAAGTAA